The sequence GGGGTGTCGCTGAACTTCTGGCAGTACGTGGGCATCGTGGTGGTCGCCGTGGTCGGCGCGCTGGCGACGGCCGGGACCACCGGTTGGCTGACGGCGTTCACGCTGACGACGTCGTTCATCGGCCTCGACGCCAAGCAGGTGGCGATCGGCCTGGCGCTGATCTACTCGGTCAACCCGATCATGGACATGATGCGGACGGCGACGAACGTGGCCGGCCAGATCACGGTCCCGGTGATCGTGGCGCGCGGCGAAGGCCTCCTCGACGACGAGGTCCTCAACGCCCCGACCGACACCCCGCTCCACAGCGACGACGGCACCGAGGCCCGCCACACCGAGCCCGCGCCCGCCTGACCCGTCACTTTCCCCGTGAAAGTGTTGTGGAGGACCGGCCTCCGCAACACTTTCACGGGGAAAGCTGCGGGTTCGGGTCAGGAGGTGGGGCAGGTGCGGAGGTCGGCGCGGGTGAGGCGGATGTCGGGCCAGCCGCGCAGGTCCGAGGGCGCGGTGTAGCGGCGGGTGCAGCCGACCGACTTGCCCGTCAGGTCGTACACCTCGCCCAGCACCGGCGACGCTTCGCACTTCGGGGTGCCGGACGCCGCGCCCGGGCAGTCGTGGCGGACCACGATGACGTCCGCGCGGCCGTCGGCGGTGACGTCGTAGAGCGACAGCGTCCCGGCGTCCGCGTAGTACGGCTTGCCCGGGTCGCGCCACACTCCCCCGCTGCCGACCAGCAGCTCGCCGTACGCGGCCGTGCCGTCGTCGCTGTCGTCGCCGACGTCGCCGCGGACCAGGCACGCCGGGGCGGCGCCGTCGATGCAGCGCAACGAGTCCTGGTCCAGCCGGACGCCCAGCTGCGCGATCGCCAGCTCGAACACGGTGCCCGGCTCGGGCCCGACGCGCAGCCGCGCCGAGCCGCCCGACGTGTCGGTCAGCAGCACCACCGGCGTGCCCCCGACGGTGACCGCCGCGAGCTGGCGGCAGGGGCCTCCGCCGCAGGTCACCGCGGGTGCCACCGGTGCCGCCGCGGGTTCGGCCGCGCCGGCGGGCGCCTCGGGGTGCGGGCGCAGGGCGAACACGGCGCCGATCGCGGCCAGCGTCACCACCGCGGCCAGCACCGCCGTGAGCAGCGCCGACCGGGGCGTCCGCGCTGCCGTAGTCCGCATAAGACAGAGCGTAAGCCGCTTCGCGACGGTGTGTGGGCGACGCCCGGGCCGATGTGGCTGAAATCCCCCGGCGGTGCACCCGATCGGTGAGGTCGCAGCTCGCGCAGCGTGTCCGTCTATGTTGTCCCGGTGACCAACCCCAATCTTCCCCCCGCCCTTTACCTGCCCACCGGCCCGGCCAGCGCCGAGACCGAAGGCGCGTCGATCGAGCTGCGCCGGACGCCGGACGGCCGCACCGCGCTGGTCGCGTTCACCGCGCTCGACCGGCTGATCGACTGCTGCGGCGAGCACCAGCCGTGGGTGCTGGTGAACACCGAGCACCTGCCGAAGGTCCACGCGGCGAACCCGTACGACGTCATCGTGCTCGACTCGCCGCTGCCCCAGGAGCTGCGCCACCACGTCTGAGCGTGGTTCACCTCTCACTCAACTGACTCGCGACGTCATATCCGTAGACTCCCCGTTACCGCGTGGGCGGTCAGCGATGGAGCTGTCGGGACGCAGGAGGTGCGGGGTGGCCGAGCAGGTCGGCGAATCCACCGGTGGTCCGGTGACCAAGATCCTGGTCGCCAACCGGGGCGAGATCGCGGTACGCGTGATCAGAGCGGCCAAGGACGCCGGTTTGGCCAGCGTCGCGGTGTACGCCGATCCGGATCGCGACGCACCGCACGTCCGCCTCGCGGACGAAGCTTTCGCGCTCGGCGGGACCACGGCCGCCGAGAGCTACCTGAACATCGAGAAGCTCCTGGACGCCGCCAAGCGCTCCGGCGCCGACTCGGTGCACCCGGGCTACGGCTTCCTCTCCGAAAACGCGGACTTCGCCCAGGCCGTCATCGACGCCGGGCTGACCTGGATCGGGCCGGGCCCGCAGGCCATCCGCGACCTCGGCGACAAGGTCACCGCCCGCCACATCGCGATGCGCGCCGGCGCGCCGCTGGTGCCGGGCACCAAGGAGCCGGTGCAGGACGCCGCCGAGATCGTCGCGTTCGCCGACGAGCATGGCCTGCCGGTGGCCATCAAGGCCGCGTTCGGCGGCGGCGGCCGCGGCCTCAAGGTCGCGCGCACCCGCGAAGAGATCCCCGAGCTGTTCGAGTCGGCCACCCGCGAGGCGGTCGCCGCGTTCGGCCGCGGCGAGTGCTTCGTCGAGCGCTACCTGGACAAGCCGCGTCACGTCGAGGCGCAGGTGCTGGCCGACATGCACGGCAACGCGATCGTCGTCGGCACCCGCGACTGCTCGCTGCAGCGGCGGCACCAGAAGCTCGTCGAGGAGGCGCCCGCGCCGTTCCTGAGCGACGAGCAGCGGGCACGCATCCACGAATCGGCGAAGGCGATCTGCAAGGAAGCCGGGTACTACGGCGCCGGCACGGTCGAGTACCTCGTCGCCACCGACGGCACGATCTCCTTCCTGGAGGTCAACACCCGCCTGCAGGTCGAGCACCCGGTTTCGGAGGAAACCACCGGGCTCGACCTCGTCCGCGAGATGTTCCGCATCGCGCGCGGCGAGAAGCTGCGGATCACCGAAGACCCCGAGCCGCGCGGCCACTCCATCGAGTTCCGCATCAACGGCGAGGACGCCGGCCGCGGCTTCCTGCCCGCGCCGGGCACGGTGACCAAGTTCGTCGCGCCGAGCGGCCCGGGCATCCGCGTCGACTCCGGTGTCGAGTCCGGCAGCGTCATCGGCGGGCAGTTCGACTCGATGCTGGCCAAGCTGATCGTCACCGGGTCGGACCGGAACAACGCCCTCGAGCGGAGCCGCCGCGCCCTGGCCGAGATGGTCGTCGAGGGCATGGCGACGGTGCTGCCGTTCGACCGCGTGATCGTCGACGACCCCGCGTTCGTCGGCGACGAGAACGGCTTCAGCGTGCACACGCGCTGGATCGAGACGGAGTTCGACAACAAGATCGAGCCGTTCGTGGCGCCGGACGTCGAGGCCGCCGAAGAAGAGCCGCGGCAGAACGTCGTGGTCGAGGTCGGCGGGCGGCGCCTGGAAGTCTCGCTGCCGGGCGGGTTCGCGCTCGAAGGCGGCGGCGGGGGCGGCACCGCCGTCAAGGCGAAGCCGCGCAAGCGGGCCGGCGGCACCAAGGCCGCGGTCAGCGGCGACGCCGTCACCGCGCCGATGCAGGGCACCATCGTCAAGGTCGCCGTCGAAGAGGGCCAGACGGTCGAAGCCGGTGAGCTGATCGTCGTCCTCGAGGCGATGAAGATGGAGAACCCGGTCACCGCACACAAAGCGGGCACCGTGACCGGACTTTCCGTCGAGGTCGGCGCCGCCGTGACGCAGGGCACGCAGCTGCTCGAGCTCAAGTAGGACAGTTCGTTACGGATGTCGTGGTGGGCCGCCCCCGAGGCGGCCTACCATCGACTACGTGACCGAAGTCCCGTCTCCGCAGCTGCGGATCAGCGACCAGAACCGCGAGTCCGCGCTGTCCGCGCTCGGTGAGCACATGACCGCGGGGCGGCTGGACATCGACGAGTACGGCGAGCGCTCGGCCCGGATCACCGCGGCCAAGACGCGCGGCGAGCTCGGCGAGGTCTTCGCGGACCTCCCGGCCCCGCACCCCCGGTACGACGACGTCCCACAGGCCGTGGCGGCGCCCGAGCCGGCGGCCGTACCCGCGCCGCGGCCCTCGGGGACCCCCGACGGCTGGTCACCACCGCAGCGGTTCCTCGCCGCGATCTTCCCGCTGACCCTGATCGCCGCGATCGCGCTGATCGCCACCAGCACGCTCGCGTGGCCGATCATCTTCGTCCCGATCGGCGTCGGCGTCTTCGGCAAGGCGATGTGGGGCCACGGCTGGAACCACGACGAGCACCAGCGCCGCCGCCACGACCGCCACCTGCGCGACCGGGAGCGCCGCCGCGAACTGCGCGACTCCTACCGGCGCGAGCTGGGCCGCTGATCCCGCCGTGGGCGACATGCGCTTGAGCGACGCCGAACGCCAGGACGCGCTGGACGTCCTCGAAGAGCACGTCCGCAGCGGCCGCCTCGACATCGACGAGTACGGGTCCCGGACCGCGAAGGTCACCGCGGCCAAACGGGTCAGCGAACTCGTCCCGCTGTTCGACGACCTGCCGTCCCCGCGGCCGAGCGCGTTGCTGAACGGCGCTTTCGCACCGGTGACGGCACCCGCCGGGGAAACCGCGCTGTCGCAGTTCCTGACGCGCAGCGCGGTGCCGATCGCGATCGTGCTGGCGATCGCGGTGCTCATCCTTTCGCGCGGCAGGCTGCTGATCATCTCGGTCGCGCTGCCGCTCGTGGTCGCGGCGCTCGCGCGGGTCCGCCGCCCGCGCTGACCCTTCCTTTCCCAGGGCAACCGAACCCCCGCACCGGACGTGGTGGGGGTGCAGGTCGGGGACAAGGGAGAGAAATGAAGACCAAGTTCTGGGGGCGGGTCGTGGCGCCCGTCGTCGCCGCGCTTTCCGTGGCGGTACTGGCGCAGCCCGCCGACGCCGCGATCCGCATCGCGTGGAAGCCGACGGTCCTGCCGCTGCCGTCCGGCGGGGGCACCGGCAGGCTGACCGGATCGGACGGCAAGGGCGAATACACCGGCACGTTCGACGTGAACGGCGTGCAGACGGTCGTCAGCTGGCGGAACGGGCAGCCGGTGGTGCGGGGCGTGCCGAGCGGGTACGAAGCCGCGCTCGCCGAGGACGAGAACGCGGCCGGCGTGGTGGCCGGCACGGTGCACGACTATGACACCTTCATCAGCCGGGCGTACACGCTGGACGCGACCGGGTTCCACATCCGGGACGTCCCGGCGGGCTACGACTACGTCTACGGCGTCGCGATCAACGCCCGCGGCGACCTGCTCGGCCGGGCCACGAAGTTCGGCAGCGGCGGCGCCGAGGCCGCGGTCCTGTGGCGCGCCGACGGCAGCGCGCCGGTGCTCATCCCGAGCACGCCGGACACGTACTACGCGCGCGACCTCGACGAGGACGGCACGATCCTGTTCGACTCGGGCAACAGCTCGGCGCTGTGGAAGGACGGCGTTCTCCGGCACCTCTCGCCGGAGCCGTCCCTCCAGGCCTGGGGCTACGCGATCCGCAACGGCGTCGTGGTCGGGACGGCGATCCGGGGCGGCGTCGAGCAGGCCGTGCGCTGGTCCTCCGCGACGAGCCCGTGGGCCGAGCTGCCGGGCGGCGGGCGCGCGCTGAGCGTCAACAAGGCGGGCCTGACGGCCGGGCTGGTGCCGAACCCGTCGGGGCCGGTCATCGTCGGCAACGCGATCGTGTGGCGCACCACGACCCCGGGCGAGGTCCGCGCGCCGAGCGGCTACTCGACGTTCGAGGCCCGGGTGGCGGCGGACGACGGCTCACTGGCGGGCTTCGCGGCGAACAGCCCGGGGGACTCGTACGGCGTGCCGGTGGTCTGGCGCCTGGCTCCTTGATCACCAGGCCGGGAGCGGCGTGCTCCCGGCCTGGCTAGGCTGGGCGGAGTGGAACCGGTGGAGATCAACGCGGGCACCTACTACCTGCGCCAGCTGCGCGCCGACCGGCACCTGGACGACCGCCCGCTGCTGATGGAGGCGTTCGCCGACCCGACGCACCGCAAGTACGTGCTGAACTACCGCCTGCGGACCCTGGCCGAGGCCACGGAGTACGTGGCGCTGCGCGCGGCCCAGTGGGCGGGCGACGAGCGCTGTTCGTGGGCGATCGCCGAGCCGACGTCCGGGCGCCTGCTCGGCGAGGTCGGCCTGCGCGAGCTCGACCTGGACGCGGCGTACGCGGAAGCGACGGTCTGGGTCCACCCGGCGGAGCGGGGCAAGGGGATCGCCACGACGGCGTTGAGCGCGGCCCTGCGGTTCGGTTTCGGCGGGCTGGGGCTGGCCGAGGTGAGCTACCGGTACGAGGAGAGCAACGCGGCTTCGGCGATCGTCGCCGAGCGGTGCGGGTTCACGCCGCTGGGCCCGGAGGACGAGCTCGCCCCGACGGGTGAACGCCTGATCCGCTGGCACCGGACGGCGTGATCACCCGCCCGGGTTGAACACCGGTCAAGGGCGTGGGACCCTCGGAGGGTCTCCACAACTCCACACCGCGCATCGCCGCTCACGGATTTCTCTGCGGGGAAGCCCGGCTCGTCCCGAGCCAGGACCAGGAAATCCCGGGCGGCGCGTTCGCGCGGGCGAGTGGAACTGTCGGAGACGGCCGTCCGGCGGGTGCCGCCGGACCGGTCGCCGTGCGGCTCGTGCGGGCAGCGGACGCAAGCTGCTCACACGGGCCTCACGGGGTTCAGCTCACCGGTTCCACGATGCCGGCCCGCGCCTCCGGGGCCGCCGACCTCAGCGCGTCCGCGGCTTCGTCGCTCGGCTGGGACTGGGACTCCCGCTCCGCCTCGACCCGCGCGTTGTAGACCTCGATCTCGCGCTTGACCGTTTCGGGCGACCAGCCGAGGACCTCGCCGACCAGCGCCGCCACCTGCTCCGCGCAGTCCACCCCGCGGTGGGCGTACTCGATCGAAATGCGCGTCCGGCGGGCCAGGACGTCCTCCAGGTGCAGCGCCCCCTCGTGCGAAGCCGCGTACACTACCTCGACGCCCAGGTAGTCCGGTGCGTGCTCGATCGGCTTCAGCAGCTCCGGGCGGCCGTTCGCCGCCGCCAGGACCTCGTTGACCAGCGAGCCGTAGCGGTCCAGCAGGTGCCGCACGCGGTACGGGTGCAGGCCGTGCTCGGCGGCCACGTGATCGGCCTGGTTGACCAGCGCGTGGTAGCCGTCCGCGCCGAGGAGCGGGACCTTGTCCGTGATCGACGGCTGCGAGCGGCCCGGCAGGTCCACCGCCGCCGCGTCGACGGCGTCGGCCGCCATCACCCGGTACGTCGTGTACTTGCCGCCCGCGATCGCCACCAGGCCGGGCGCCACCCGCGCCACCGCGTGCTCGCGCGAAAGCTTCGACGTCTCTTCGCTCTCCCCCGCCAGCAACGGACGCAGGCCCGCGTACACGCCCTCGATGTCGTCGTGCGTCAACGGGGTCGCCAGCACGCTGTTGACGTGCTCGAGGAGGTAGTCGATGTCGTGCTTCGTCGCCGCCGGGTGGGCGAGGTCGAGGTTCCAGTCCGTGTCCGTCGTGCCGACGATCCAGTGATTGCGCCACGGGATCACGAACAGCACCGACTTCTCGGTGCGCAGGATCATCCCCGACTCCGAGACGATCCGGTCGCGCGGCACGACGATGTGCACGCCCTTGCTGGCGCGCACGCGGAACCGCCCGCGGCCACCGGAGAGCCGTTGCAGCTCGTCGGTCCAGACGCCGGTGCAGTTGATCACCGCGGCCGCCGAAATCTCCGTCTCGCGGCCGTCTTCGACGTCCCGCACGCGCACGCCGGACACCCGGTCCGCCTCGCGCAGGAACCCGACGACCTGCGTCGACGTCCGCACGACCGCGCCGTAGTGCGCCGCCGTCCTGGCCACCGTCATGGTGTGGCGGGCGTCGTCGGACTGGGCGTCGTAGTAGCGGATCCCGCCGATCAGCGCGGACCGCTTGAGCGCCGGCACCATCCGCAGCGCGCCCGCGCGGGTCAGGTGCTTCTGGCCGGGCACGCTGCGGGCGCCGCCCATCGTGTCGTACATCAGCAGGCCGGCCGCGGTGTACGGGCGTTCCCACACGCGGTGCGTCAGCGGGTAGAGGAAGCTCACCGGCTTCACCAGGTGGGGCGCGATCGTCGTCAGCATCAGCTCGCGTTCGCGAAGCGCTTCCCGGACCAGGCCGAACTCGAGCTGTTCGAGGTACCGCAGGCCGCCGTGGAACAGCTTGCTCGACCGGCTCGACGTCCCCGAAGCGAGATCGCGGGCTTCGACCAGCGCGACCCGGAGCCCGCGCGTCGCGGCGTCCAGCGCCGTGCCGGCGCCGACCACGCCGCCGCCGATGACGACCAGGTCGAAGGTCTCCTTGCCGAGGCGCTGCCACGTCTCTTCCCGCTTGACCGGACCCAGTCGAGCCGGGTTCGTCTCCGCTGCGTACTGCGCCACGTGACATTCCTCCTCGTGCCGGCGAGGCTTCCAGCATCGCACGACCCGGTGATCATCCGCCCGTCCACGGATGACACTTGTGGCGTAACCCTCCGCGATCTTGGAGAGATTCGACTACCCGGCGCCTGGAATGATCTTCGACACACCGGTAACGTCGCCCGGAC is a genomic window of Amycolatopsis lexingtonensis containing:
- a CDS encoding SAV_915 family protein; this translates as MTNPNLPPALYLPTGPASAETEGASIELRRTPDGRTALVAFTALDRLIDCCGEHQPWVLVNTEHLPKVHAANPYDVIVLDSPLPQELRHHV
- a CDS encoding acetyl/propionyl/methylcrotonyl-CoA carboxylase subunit alpha; this translates as MAEQVGESTGGPVTKILVANRGEIAVRVIRAAKDAGLASVAVYADPDRDAPHVRLADEAFALGGTTAAESYLNIEKLLDAAKRSGADSVHPGYGFLSENADFAQAVIDAGLTWIGPGPQAIRDLGDKVTARHIAMRAGAPLVPGTKEPVQDAAEIVAFADEHGLPVAIKAAFGGGGRGLKVARTREEIPELFESATREAVAAFGRGECFVERYLDKPRHVEAQVLADMHGNAIVVGTRDCSLQRRHQKLVEEAPAPFLSDEQRARIHESAKAICKEAGYYGAGTVEYLVATDGTISFLEVNTRLQVEHPVSEETTGLDLVREMFRIARGEKLRITEDPEPRGHSIEFRINGEDAGRGFLPAPGTVTKFVAPSGPGIRVDSGVESGSVIGGQFDSMLAKLIVTGSDRNNALERSRRALAEMVVEGMATVLPFDRVIVDDPAFVGDENGFSVHTRWIETEFDNKIEPFVAPDVEAAEEEPRQNVVVEVGGRRLEVSLPGGFALEGGGGGGTAVKAKPRKRAGGTKAAVSGDAVTAPMQGTIVKVAVEEGQTVEAGELIVVLEAMKMENPVTAHKAGTVTGLSVEVGAAVTQGTQLLELK
- a CDS encoding DUF1707 SHOCT-like domain-containing protein, which translates into the protein MTEVPSPQLRISDQNRESALSALGEHMTAGRLDIDEYGERSARITAAKTRGELGEVFADLPAPHPRYDDVPQAVAAPEPAAVPAPRPSGTPDGWSPPQRFLAAIFPLTLIAAIALIATSTLAWPIIFVPIGVGVFGKAMWGHGWNHDEHQRRRHDRHLRDRERRRELRDSYRRELGR
- a CDS encoding DUF1707 SHOCT-like domain-containing protein, with translation MGDMRLSDAERQDALDVLEEHVRSGRLDIDEYGSRTAKVTAAKRVSELVPLFDDLPSPRPSALLNGAFAPVTAPAGETALSQFLTRSAVPIAIVLAIAVLILSRGRLLIISVALPLVVAALARVRRPR
- a CDS encoding GNAT family N-acetyltransferase, whose product is MEPVEINAGTYYLRQLRADRHLDDRPLLMEAFADPTHRKYVLNYRLRTLAEATEYVALRAAQWAGDERCSWAIAEPTSGRLLGEVGLRELDLDAAYAEATVWVHPAERGKGIATTALSAALRFGFGGLGLAEVSYRYEESNAASAIVAERCGFTPLGPEDELAPTGERLIRWHRTA
- a CDS encoding glycerol-3-phosphate dehydrogenase/oxidase, with protein sequence MAQYAAETNPARLGPVKREETWQRLGKETFDLVVIGGGVVGAGTALDAATRGLRVALVEARDLASGTSSRSSKLFHGGLRYLEQLEFGLVREALRERELMLTTIAPHLVKPVSFLYPLTHRVWERPYTAAGLLMYDTMGGARSVPGQKHLTRAGALRMVPALKRSALIGGIRYYDAQSDDARHTMTVARTAAHYGAVVRTSTQVVGFLREADRVSGVRVRDVEDGRETEISAAAVINCTGVWTDELQRLSGGRGRFRVRASKGVHIVVPRDRIVSESGMILRTEKSVLFVIPWRNHWIVGTTDTDWNLDLAHPAATKHDIDYLLEHVNSVLATPLTHDDIEGVYAGLRPLLAGESEETSKLSREHAVARVAPGLVAIAGGKYTTYRVMAADAVDAAAVDLPGRSQPSITDKVPLLGADGYHALVNQADHVAAEHGLHPYRVRHLLDRYGSLVNEVLAAANGRPELLKPIEHAPDYLGVEVVYAASHEGALHLEDVLARRTRISIEYAHRGVDCAEQVAALVGEVLGWSPETVKREIEVYNARVEAERESQSQPSDEAADALRSAAPEARAGIVEPVS